The Primulina tabacum isolate GXHZ01 chromosome 10, ASM2559414v2, whole genome shotgun sequence region GCACCACACCCGCGGTGTAGCACTGCACCCGCACTACAAAATACACCGCACCTGCGCTCACACAACAgtagaagcaccgcacccgcgatgacgtcctaaccgcacccgcggtccttgcaAGACAGAATTCGAAAAATCTgtattttggtgtgctgcgcaTGGAAGTCCAAGATTTTAGTATGCTGCGGATTGAGGCTTGTCTGGGACTCTAAAatacatcatttacttaccatctagggtattggggagccaagggaagagtggaggctgctgctagaagattgaagatccaagttcatcaagttttttttgggaaatcttatgaactaagctatttaagttcttcatattgttcatttttattgttttaatcttaatgcttttaatttattggccataaattgaatgatttatatgtttacaatttgtcactcggaagaggaaattataaacaagaaaggggaaaaatacatcaatggtatttatagagttcgggatggcctataatgctatcgaagcccatatagaatctagtgcttgatgtgttatttatttgtagattgttgatgggaacgttgcactatttttagataactaaagtctacttaacactcgggagagggagtagataattataggattcttggctaatgaataagaaggatttttataacatagctacaagaaattacacatggtggacagttgcgtgaaatcggacctctagatcttttattccattgttatttattacaatttggtgttacatttaaatccattttcaatttatttattcttgcaaccaaatcttttaactgatttttctaaataaagtcgagaatattttaatcacaagcactaatataaatttatatacatactcctcgtgggatcgacacttgtattcaaaaatatatttactataacttgacgtcgtgcgctcgcgagcaattaagaaaacacgcaacaagtttttggcgccattgccggggagtgtttattttaaatttatattagtattgttaccaattagtctagattttaatttaaagctgcttttattgtattacattaaacattgatttgtttcttatctttgtttgacaATGCATCCGAAGATCGCAAAATattgacttgcttatctttgatcctaAGATCGAAAGACccacaagaagattaagaaaggcaagaagagaagcaattcaagcaatggctgacaacagagataacgaaaatccacccccggcaatacccatcagagatcattttaggccggtactaaatgctcattattcgggcatagcacgagggactattaatgcaaacaactttgagctcaagcccgcattgataaacatggttcaacagaaccagtttgggggagccgctactgcagatcctcatctacatctatgaaaattccttgaaatcactgacacggtaaaaataaatggtgtttctgatgatataattcgattgcgcttgtttcctttttctcttagggaccaagcaagaggatggctccaattgcttcctttggggagtatcactacatggcaggagttagcaaccatgttccttactaaatattttccacctgggaagtctgcacagttgaagattgagataagtacttttaggcagactgactttgagcaattatatgaggcgTGGGAAAGATACAAGGAGCTGTTGAGAAAGTGCCcgaaccatggttttgaagattgggtacaaattgaattattttacaacGGTCTGAATGGGCAAACAAGAGGAACAGttgatgcagcagctggtgccACGATCTTTGCTAAATCTCCCGAGAAAGCTTATGACTTGCTTGAATAGATGACTATAAATAGCTACCAGTGGCCGTCTGAAAGGGTAGGAGTAAAAAGGACAGCTGGAGTTTATGCTGTGGATCCCATTACGTCACTCACGGCTCAGGTATCTGCACTGACCACTCAAATTGCAGCTTTGAATAAGGTGAGCACATCAGAGACTGAGAGTCCATCGCTTGTTGCTGAAGAACTAGCTCTTCCCGAAGAAGCACAGTACATCAACAACAGGAACTTTGGTGGCTATGGAGgttatcgaggtaaccctccccctaacacttatcatcctggtttgagaaagCATGAAAATCTTTCATACGCGAATAATAAGAATgcattgaatcctccaccggggttcaatacatcaaacgGGGAAGGGAAACCATCATTTGAGGATTcagttgggacatttgttgtTGAATCTGGTAAGAGGATGGCTAGAACTGAGTCTAGACTTGACAACCTTGAAACACACACGGCGAATATTGGTGCTTCATTGAAAATCCTTGAGTCACAAGTGGGGCAGATAACGAAGCAACTCACATCTCAACCATCAGGCTCAGTTCAAAAGATTGCAGACCCAAATCTAAGAGGAGTGAATGCCATTTTTATACAACACGAGGAGATTGGTGTGATAAGCAGAGATGAGAAAGAAATTAAACTCACACCTATCCAAGATGAAAAACCAATTCTAACAAAAAGAGTCCGAGGTAAGAAAAATGAGAGGTTTGATTTGAATCAATGTGttgatatttctttacttcCCTACCCTCATAGATTTTTACAATTACAAGCggaatttcaaaagaaaaaagttcTTGACgttctcaagaacctacacacTAATATTGATTCTGCAGATCAGGGGGAAGTGGAACATCAAGAAGGAACACAAATAAATATTCCTCAGAAGCTGCTAGATCCCGGTGAATTTGTTGTGCCATGTGAAATAGGGGGTCAATTCGTGAAAAAAACTATCTGTAATTCAGGAGCAAGTGTGAATATAATGTCAAGTTCTCTCTACGAGAAACTTGAACTGAGCGGGATCAAACCCACAGAAGTAATCTTGCAGCTGGCAGATAAATCGGTGAAAGTGCCATTGGGTAGTGTAGACAATGTTGAACTTAAAATTGATAAATTGAGGTTTCCAGCAGATTTCGTGGTACTAGACCTGGAGAACAGTAAGAATGTCCCTAtcattctaggacgaccattCTTGGCTACTGCTGGGGCTATCATCGACTTGAAACAAATAATATTGACAATGGATGTTGAGGGTTAAAGGGTGGAAATCAAGGCATCTAAAAGTTCTCACGACCCACCTTGAACAGTGCAGTGACagtcgggctgacgacgttaaaccaagcgcttattaggaggcaacccaaatttttgtttctttatttcatttcGTTTTCGGTTTTGCTTCTACTCTTGTATTCTTATTTTTTGTTGTGATTTTTTGGTTTAGTGTGTTCTTGTATTCCCCCAAATCTTATGACTCCCAATTGTGTTTTTCAGGACTAACAATTAGAGAAAAAAACAATTTCAAAGAGTGCATCCGCGCTGGAAATATACCGCACCAGCGGTCGTGGAagacataaaataaaaaaatttccagtagccataccgcacccgcggtacttTATTGAGTGCACCCGCAGTGTTTGCTGAATGAAAACTGAAAATTTCCAGTAGGgaaagcgcacccgcggtctagttTGTAGTGCACCCGCGATATGTTTCTAgaaccaacaccgcacccgcggtagaatattcaccgcacccgcggaagCTGAAGGtcgaaaattcaaaaatttccaGTAGCTACACCGCACCCTCGGTATattctagaccgcacccgcggtcgatgattTTAAAAACAGAAAAGCGCAGATGACGAGGATGGCAATGACCACTGACGTTCGTTGCCCGAGCTATGTGTATTCCTCTAACTCTAAtgatcatttacatcgagggcgatgcacatattttagtttgggggagatgttatttattttattttgtgtgttcaattatttatttagttttatttgagtgttttattttcttttgagtTATTTGCTtttgtgtttgtagtgtcatagccatgaaattttttgaaatagccaatgatgaaaaaaatttgtgtattgagaagaaaggtcatgtatttcattcatgttcatcaatccatttgaaaattttagagaacaatcatgagatttggtaagtttgagacttataatttctaaacaactctgcgattttcatttgacattgaaataaattttttcaaacACATAAATGATTAtggcaatctttgattttatttgggcctatttatattgttcataaatattcatttgaagccctcttgagcctatatgagaaaagaattgtgttcttgaaatttcttggaagccaagcacttttcttttgaatatatatgaattgggttgatgcattgagacaccatttttcacgatgattagattctactttgtgttggtgaattgagattttgtctagaactatccaaacaacactcgaggTGAAATACAGACAAActatgatttaggaatgatttaggtgatttttttggatcgattgagcctttcaagccaccaaataaaaataatttatcatttgtcacctctttgtaGCTTATATGAATTTGAATGGCACACGTGAATATGTGTAAAAGCCCCCCATTCAATATCCTTTTAAATATCCCACATTTATCACCCCTTTGAATATCTTATACATTAATTTCCTACATTttcaagggagtaagaattcaaaggattaaagaaattaaaattctcctacaaaagaaaagaaaaaaaatgaatgatatttgattgaagaagttggagaaaaggGGGAGAAAAGagatgaaaaaaaataaataaaaaatggagATAAAAGGAAAAAGTGGAGTTTtcaaaagagataaaaattcaatttactcccttatttgaattcctaatcttcatttgtagccatgagccaaggcctaacattacaagcattgcaaatcctattgaacaagtcatagttgtccaatatacgAGTGAAGAGGGATTGGGAGGATCAagcctatggacaatcgataaacactttcATTGAGTACGAATCTTGATCAAATTTACACACAtctcattgcatcaaatatttattgggtactcctttcttgagtgaatattgctttgaacccaatttttaccaaaaaagacctcttgattgtgtttttaaaaattgaaatcgattgagaatgttttgaaacatgagttgaagagattagaagttaagaaaattaaccgattgctaattatatccggatgaaaaattggttgtattgatttgacttgtgaatgcatgaagagttagttaaattatcttgaggccatgttcttttaaaaatatttcatgacttatttgtttgtgttgttttattttgctcgggactagcaaaatcctaagtttgggggagtttgataagtgcaatttattgcacttttattacttgtatttaacttggaattttgtgattcttgagcaggttttatgcgaTTTGTTGTTGtagcttagaatgagagttttgagtattaaagtgttgaattggaaagtgcaaaagataaaaaatacaGATgctacagcgcacccgcgcttatatttgcactgcacccgcggtgtagcACTGCACCCGCACTAAAAAATGCACCGCACCTGTGCTCACACAACAGTAGAAGCACCGCACCAGTGATGACGTCCTAACCGCACTTGCGGTCCTTGCAAGACAGATCCGGAAAATCTgtattttggtgtgctgcgcatggaagtccaagattttggtgtgctgcggATTGAGGCCTGTCTGGGactataaaatacatcatttacttaccatctagggtattggggagccaagggaagagtggaggctgctgctagaagattgaagacccaagttcatcaagtttttttgggaaatcttttgcacaattctggggacggaatcagcactttaagctcttgttctaagttcttctttcttttatttttcatttgatatgtcttgttttagaaccatgttttgttgtttttcttgtgttattatgaactaatttttatttctagaggaaagatggaacaaaactagaaaccatgtgttagaatttatgaactaagctatttaagttcttcatattgttcatttgtattgttctaatcttaatgctttcaatttattggccataaattgaatgatttaaatgtttacaatttatcactcgcaagagaaaattataaacaagaaaggggaaaaatacatcaatggtatttatagagttcgggagggcctataatgctatcgaaccccatagagaatctagtgcttgatgtgttatttatttgtagattgttgatgggaacgttgcaatccatttttagataattaaagtctacttaacactcgggagagggagtagataattataggactcttggctaatgaataagagggatttttataacatagctacaaaaaattacatatggtggacagttgcgtgaaatcggacctctagatcttttattccattgttatttattacaatttggtgttacatttaaatccattttcaatttagttattcttgcaaccaaatcttttaattgatttttgtaaataaagtcgagactattttaatcacaagcactaatataaatttatatacatactcctcgtgggatcgacacttgtattcaaaaatacattttactataacttgacgtcgtgcgcttgcgagcaattaagaaaacacgcaacagaccccaaataatatttttctcaaatcttataAATGGAAGGTTACAAAAATTATACGAACTCCGATATTCTTACTTTGTATTCCTCTATAATCCACTATGATAtccaaaaattaataatttgacaATCTTACCTCCTTATCAAAAATTGTCGATATTAATATTTCTCGTTCCACCTAAGACATCCTCATGCTTACATATCTATCTAATTTCCTCAATTGCAGTTCCTTATGTAATCCTTAATTGGTAATTTACTTGCTGACTACATTCAAATAGACTTTTTTTTCAGAAAGTTGCAACCTAAATCCCAAAGTTCTCGGATTATTCCATTAAGCCTAAATTATTGCATTTCAGTCCTCTCAAACTATCAAATTTAATGTAAAACGGCTCCCATAGCTTTTGAAAATTGCTTAAATGACCTCATAATTTTCCTAAAATTTGCAATCAAGACccaaaaattctcgaattcttaAATTTAGCCGcaaaattttcgctttttagcCCTCCAAGTTTTAGGATTCATACCTAAGCCTTCTAGATTTTCGAATTATGGCAAAATAACCTGCAA contains the following coding sequences:
- the LOC142504957 gene encoding uncharacterized protein LOC142504957, whose amino-acid sequence is MTINSYQWPSERVGVKRTAGVYAVDPITSLTAQVSALTTQIAALNKVSTSETESPSLVAEELALPEEAQYINNRNFGGYGGYRGNPPPNTYHPGLRKHENLSYANNKNALNPPPGFNTSNGEGKPSFEDSVGTFVVESGKRMARTESRLDNLETHTANIGASLKILESQVGQITKQLTSQPSGSVQKIADPNLRGVNAIFIQHEEIGVISRDEKEIKLTPIQDEKPILTKRVRGKKNERFDLNQCVDISLLPYPHRFLQLQAEFQKKKVLDVLKNLHTNIDSADQGEVEHQEGTQINIPQKLLDPGEFVVPCEIGGQFVKKTICNSGASVNIMSSSLYEKLELSGIKPTEVILQLADKSVKVPLGSVDNVELKIDKLRFPADFVVLDLENSKNVPIILGRPFLATAGAIIDLKQIILTMDVEG